From a single bacterium HR11 genomic region:
- the pgi gene encoding Glucose-6-phosphate isomerase, with translation MRFPKGLTGNLGPYETRVVERLRSWQAADFVRRLRGRDPTLWFPGPVPEITDRLGWLELPVRMRPFREDLRAFAEAVRAEGTRHVVLLGMGGSSLASEVFQHTFGNAPGHPELIVLDSTHPAAVGAVEARLALARTLFLVSSKSGTTTETLALFRYFWHRVRSETASPGRHFVAITDPGTPLEQTARARGFRHVFLGPPDVGGRYSALSVFGLLPAALIGVDVDELLDRAQAMAAACLAEGSEPENPGLVLGAVLGELARAGRDKVTFLTSPLLRAFPTWLEQLIAESTGKGGRGIVPVVDEPPGAPEAYGPDRFFVYLSLEGERDADSERRVATLEAAGHPVLRIHLDGLADLGGEFFRWEVAVAAACAVLGVHPFDQPDVQRTKELTQRAVERPTASPIGVPAVSEPTAWDEALRDWSSQARPGDYIALQAFLAPTPETTAVLQDIRRRLRDRLRVATTLGYGPRFLHSTGQLHKGGPNAGLFLQLIDDPAEDRPIPETDLTFGRLLRAQADGDYQALVERGRRILRLHLGRDVLRGLEVLRDALA, from the coding sequence ATGCGTTTCCCCAAGGGTCTGACCGGAAATCTCGGGCCGTATGAGACGCGCGTCGTCGAGCGCCTCCGGTCCTGGCAGGCGGCCGACTTCGTCCGTCGCCTCCGAGGCCGGGACCCTACGCTCTGGTTCCCCGGACCGGTCCCGGAAATTACCGACCGCCTGGGCTGGCTGGAATTGCCGGTCCGCATGCGGCCTTTTCGAGAGGACCTGCGGGCCTTCGCCGAAGCCGTCCGGGCCGAGGGAACCCGCCACGTCGTCCTCCTCGGGATGGGGGGCTCCAGCCTGGCGTCCGAGGTGTTCCAACATACCTTTGGCAACGCGCCGGGTCATCCGGAACTCATCGTCCTGGACAGCACGCATCCGGCGGCCGTCGGCGCCGTCGAGGCCCGCCTGGCCCTGGCGAGGACTCTGTTTTTGGTCTCCAGCAAGTCGGGGACGACGACCGAGACCCTGGCCCTGTTTCGGTACTTCTGGCACCGCGTCCGGAGCGAGACCGCTTCGCCGGGCCGCCACTTCGTGGCCATCACGGACCCGGGCACGCCTTTGGAGCAGACGGCCCGAGCCCGGGGCTTCCGACATGTATTTCTGGGGCCGCCCGACGTGGGCGGACGGTACTCGGCCCTTTCGGTCTTTGGCCTGCTCCCGGCCGCCCTCATCGGCGTGGACGTGGACGAGCTCTTGGACCGGGCCCAGGCCATGGCGGCCGCCTGTCTGGCGGAGGGGTCCGAGCCGGAAAACCCCGGCTTGGTCCTCGGAGCGGTCCTCGGGGAACTGGCCCGGGCGGGCCGAGACAAGGTGACGTTCTTAACGTCACCGCTCCTCCGAGCCTTCCCGACGTGGCTGGAACAGCTCATCGCCGAAAGCACGGGCAAGGGCGGCCGGGGTATCGTCCCGGTCGTCGACGAGCCCCCCGGTGCGCCGGAAGCCTACGGGCCGGATCGCTTCTTCGTCTATCTATCCCTGGAGGGCGAGCGGGATGCCGACTCGGAGCGCCGGGTCGCAACGCTGGAAGCGGCCGGGCATCCGGTCCTCCGGATTCATCTCGACGGGTTGGCGGACCTGGGCGGGGAATTCTTCCGGTGGGAGGTGGCCGTGGCGGCGGCCTGTGCCGTCCTGGGGGTCCACCCCTTCGACCAGCCGGACGTTCAGCGGACGAAGGAGCTGACCCAGCGGGCCGTGGAACGTCCGACAGCGTCTCCCATCGGGGTCCCGGCCGTCTCGGAGCCGACCGCCTGGGACGAGGCTTTACGGGACTGGTCGAGTCAGGCCCGGCCGGGCGACTACATCGCCCTCCAGGCCTTTTTGGCACCGACCCCCGAGACGACGGCCGTCTTACAAGACATTCGCCGGCGCTTGCGGGACCGCCTGCGGGTCGCCACGACCCTGGGGTATGGACCCCGTTTTCTCCATTCGACGGGCCAGCTCCATAAGGGGGGTCCGAATGCGGGCCTTTTCCTGCAACTCATCGATGACCCGGCCGAGGACCGGCCGATCCCCGAGACGGACCTGACGTTCGGTCGACTCCTCCGCGCCCAGGCCGATGGGGACTATCAGGCGTTGGTTGAGCGGGGTCGCCGGATCCTACGGCTTCACCTGGGACGTGACGTCTTGCGCGGATTAGAGGTCCTCCGAGACGCCCTGGCGTAG
- the dpp7 gene encoding Dipeptidyl-peptidase 7, producing MRRWGRKAIRPAGRFERWFLRSLPIALLLALAAHPRAEEGMWTFDNPPVKILQERYGFTPTPEWLDHVRLASVRFSDGGSGSFVSPNGLVMTNHHVAVGQLQKVSRPGKDYVAEGFYAARPEDELPCPDLELNVLVSMEDVTDRVRSAVRPGMTEEEALKARQAEIARIEKESLEKTGLRSDVVALYHGGEYWLYRYKRYTDVRLVFAPERQAAYFGGDSDNFTYPRYDLDVAFFRVYENGRPIRSEHYLQWNSKGPAEGELVFVSGHPGSTDRLFTYAQLLYQRDVRYPLLLRYIDRRIQILRDYARRGPEAARRALVQVFSLENAKKAFTGEYQGLLDPALMAKRKQQEDEFRRLVASHPEWQRQYGDAWDVIEQVTQKQASVLRQQLFRRFAGARLASTALTIVQYAQEIQKPDGERLDGFHDAQLERLRFQLLSPAPVYPDMEEAVLAGLLRMAQEELGPDDPFVRAALQGRSPEEVAREAIGGTKLADVKVRKALLEGGLRAVERSRDPLIALARRVEPSVRETLEWVRKNVESVLTPATEKIAQARFAVYGKSVYPDATFTLRLSFGTVRGYPMNGTVAPYKTTLYGLFDRALSFDNRGEFELPPRFWERRDRLDLSTPVNFVCTCDIIGGNSGSPVLNRNAEVVGLIFDGNIESLPGRFIYDDTKARAVAVHTAYIIEALRKLYDASALADEIEGRR from the coding sequence ATGCGACGATGGGGTCGTAAAGCCATCCGACCGGCCGGTCGATTCGAGCGATGGTTTCTGAGAAGCCTTCCCATCGCCCTCCTCTTGGCCCTGGCGGCGCACCCCCGGGCCGAGGAGGGCATGTGGACCTTCGACAACCCCCCCGTGAAAATCCTTCAGGAACGCTACGGCTTTACGCCGACCCCCGAATGGCTCGACCACGTGCGGCTGGCCAGCGTGCGGTTCAGCGACGGCGGGTCGGGCTCCTTCGTCAGCCCGAACGGCCTGGTCATGACGAATCACCACGTCGCCGTCGGTCAGCTCCAGAAGGTCTCCCGGCCCGGGAAGGACTACGTGGCCGAGGGCTTCTATGCGGCCCGGCCGGAAGACGAACTCCCGTGTCCAGACCTGGAACTGAACGTTCTCGTCTCGATGGAGGACGTCACGGACCGGGTCCGGTCGGCCGTCCGGCCGGGGATGACCGAAGAGGAGGCCCTGAAGGCCCGGCAGGCCGAGATCGCCCGGATCGAGAAGGAGAGCCTGGAGAAGACGGGCCTCCGTTCGGACGTCGTCGCCCTGTATCACGGGGGCGAGTACTGGCTGTACCGGTACAAGCGGTACACGGACGTCCGCCTCGTATTCGCCCCGGAACGGCAGGCCGCCTACTTCGGCGGCGACTCGGACAACTTCACGTATCCCCGCTACGACTTAGACGTGGCCTTCTTCCGCGTCTATGAGAACGGCCGGCCGATTCGTTCGGAGCACTACCTCCAATGGAACTCGAAAGGCCCGGCCGAGGGAGAGCTCGTGTTCGTGTCGGGCCATCCGGGCTCGACGGACCGGCTCTTCACGTATGCCCAGCTCCTCTACCAGCGGGACGTCCGCTATCCCCTGCTCCTTCGGTACATCGACCGCCGGATTCAAATCCTGCGGGACTATGCCCGGCGGGGGCCCGAGGCGGCCCGCCGAGCCCTCGTGCAGGTCTTCTCCCTGGAGAACGCCAAAAAGGCCTTCACGGGCGAGTATCAGGGCCTGCTCGACCCCGCCCTCATGGCCAAGCGCAAACAGCAGGAGGACGAGTTTCGGCGGCTCGTCGCCAGCCACCCCGAGTGGCAAAGGCAATACGGGGACGCCTGGGACGTCATCGAGCAGGTCACCCAGAAGCAAGCGTCCGTCTTGCGACAACAGTTGTTCCGTCGGTTCGCCGGGGCCCGGCTGGCCAGCACGGCCCTGACGATCGTCCAGTATGCGCAGGAAATTCAGAAGCCCGACGGCGAGCGTCTCGATGGCTTCCACGACGCCCAACTGGAACGCCTTCGGTTTCAGCTTCTCTCGCCAGCGCCGGTCTACCCCGACATGGAGGAGGCTGTCCTGGCGGGTCTCCTGCGGATGGCCCAGGAGGAGCTCGGTCCGGACGACCCCTTCGTCCGGGCGGCCCTCCAGGGGCGGTCGCCGGAGGAGGTCGCCCGCGAGGCTATCGGGGGCACGAAGCTGGCCGACGTGAAGGTCCGCAAGGCGCTGTTGGAGGGCGGTCTCCGGGCCGTCGAGCGTTCGCGAGACCCCTTGATCGCCCTGGCCCGGCGGGTCGAGCCGTCCGTGCGGGAGACGCTCGAGTGGGTCCGCAAGAACGTCGAGAGCGTTCTGACGCCGGCGACCGAGAAGATCGCCCAGGCCCGGTTTGCCGTCTACGGCAAGAGCGTTTACCCGGACGCCACGTTCACCCTCCGGCTGTCCTTCGGGACCGTGCGGGGCTACCCGATGAACGGGACCGTAGCGCCCTATAAGACGACCCTCTACGGCCTGTTCGACCGGGCCCTGAGCTTTGACAATCGGGGCGAATTTGAACTGCCGCCCCGTTTCTGGGAACGGCGGGACCGCCTCGACCTCTCGACGCCGGTCAACTTTGTATGCACCTGCGACATCATCGGCGGGAACTCGGGCTCGCCGGTCCTGAACCGGAACGCCGAGGTCGTCGGCCTCATCTTCGACGGGAACATCGAGAGCCTGCCCGGCCGATTCATTTACGACGATACAAAGGCCCGGGCCGTCGCCGTTCATACGGCCTACATCATCGAGGCACTCCGGAAGCTCTACGACGCCAGCGCCCTGGCCGACGAAATCGAGGGCCGGCGATAG
- the glgP gene encoding Glycogen phosphorylase, producing MIVSVTLDLALDNGSTYAGGLGILEGDKFYAMADLGVPYTVFTLYYRRGYVAQRYEATALALEPEEQESAFLQKLCPEQDLTISLNGEAVRVRPLAYCHGTARAVFFEAVAPEWATALTDRIYIERDERERFLKMALLVRASFQYIQDRFGWDRIRYVDFQESGPALGIPAVPPEKAGFVLHTPGPWGHPVFPRDWVVTEFRDWIEAGRWQAPLYGTDVVHLTEQALRHARRVFAVSQKHRHISEQTFPVARGRLQAATNGIYLKRWQHPDVALAVESGDFSAFVAVRERLRRDGLHYWGRPADFPGPILLWARRLTRYKRPYFVTRFIGRHPDLPALFVLGGRPHPHDEEGIRYAETFLDLARRDPRVVLVENYNLSWARRLMAWCDLLLFTPFSGWEACGTSFMKAGVNGVPTLSSRDGGALEMIRAGENGWFFGEERFELIDIFGDPRWPAMDEADYADFERRLLEIVDLYRKDRMTFYRVGFRAAQTFSRQADIRRTLRILYDSLVPAPDGPAPSS from the coding sequence ATGATCGTATCGGTCACGCTGGACTTGGCCTTGGACAACGGGAGTACCTACGCCGGGGGCCTGGGCATCCTGGAGGGCGACAAGTTCTATGCGATGGCCGACCTCGGGGTGCCCTATACGGTCTTCACCCTGTACTACCGGCGGGGCTACGTGGCCCAACGGTATGAAGCGACGGCCCTGGCCCTGGAGCCGGAGGAGCAGGAGTCGGCCTTTCTGCAGAAACTCTGTCCGGAGCAGGACCTCACGATTTCTCTGAACGGGGAAGCCGTGCGGGTGCGGCCCCTGGCTTACTGTCACGGGACGGCCCGGGCGGTCTTCTTCGAGGCCGTCGCCCCCGAGTGGGCCACGGCCCTGACGGACCGGATCTACATCGAGCGGGACGAACGGGAGCGGTTCCTCAAGATGGCCCTGCTCGTGCGGGCTTCGTTCCAGTACATCCAGGACCGCTTCGGGTGGGACCGCATCCGATACGTCGATTTTCAGGAAAGCGGCCCGGCCCTGGGCATCCCGGCCGTCCCGCCCGAGAAGGCCGGGTTCGTCTTACATACGCCGGGGCCCTGGGGCCACCCGGTGTTCCCCCGGGATTGGGTCGTCACCGAATTTCGGGACTGGATCGAGGCCGGCCGCTGGCAGGCGCCTCTTTACGGGACCGACGTCGTTCATCTGACCGAACAGGCCCTGCGGCATGCCCGGCGGGTCTTCGCCGTCTCTCAGAAGCATCGGCACATCAGTGAGCAGACCTTTCCGGTCGCCCGCGGCCGTCTGCAGGCGGCGACGAACGGGATTTACCTGAAGCGCTGGCAACACCCGGACGTCGCCCTGGCCGTGGAATCGGGCGACTTCTCGGCCTTCGTAGCCGTGCGGGAACGCCTGCGGCGAGACGGCCTCCACTACTGGGGCCGGCCGGCGGACTTCCCGGGCCCCATCCTCCTGTGGGCCCGGCGGCTGACCCGCTACAAGCGGCCCTACTTCGTGACCCGCTTCATCGGACGGCACCCGGACCTGCCGGCCCTCTTCGTCCTGGGCGGACGGCCCCATCCCCACGACGAAGAGGGCATCCGGTACGCCGAGACCTTCTTGGACCTGGCTCGCCGGGACCCCCGGGTCGTCCTCGTCGAGAACTACAACCTGTCGTGGGCCCGCCGACTGATGGCCTGGTGCGACCTCCTGCTGTTCACGCCCTTCTCGGGCTGGGAGGCCTGCGGGACCAGCTTCATGAAGGCTGGCGTCAACGGCGTCCCGACGCTGTCTTCCCGGGACGGCGGGGCCCTCGAGATGATCCGCGCCGGCGAGAACGGCTGGTTCTTCGGGGAGGAGCGATTTGAGCTGATCGACATCTTCGGGGACCCTCGATGGCCGGCGATGGACGAGGCCGACTACGCCGACTTCGAGCGCCGGCTCCTCGAGATCGTCGACCTCTACCGGAAGGACCGCATGACCTTCTATCGCGTGGGCTTCCGGGCCGCCCAGACGTTCTCCCGCCAGGCCGACATCCGGCGCACCCTGCGGATTCTGTACGATTCCCTCGTCCCAGCGCCGGATGGGCCGGCCCCGTCTTCGTAA